The Vibrio astriarenae genome contains a region encoding:
- a CDS encoding aldo/keto reductase, with protein sequence MAMKNLPIHQRLPNASQLVYGCMGLGGGWNDAPVSKDDVRQVHQVIDTALEQGINVFDHADIYTFTKAEQAFGQALQQRPELQRKITLQSKCAIRFADNQGPKRYDFSSEWIEYSVDHILSRLNIEQLDTLLLHRPDPLMVPEEVAATIEKLQASGKIKHLGVSNMNVHQMVLLQSALKTPLVCNQLELSLSQLQWLEEGVTPNASSFLGTIEYCRAHGIQLQAWGCLSQGLFTGRDLNGQPEHIVRTANLVAELAHQYQVSREAIVLAWLMRHPANIQPVIGTTNPERIRACAEAGKLTLKHEEWYRLYESARGHELP encoded by the coding sequence ATGGCTATGAAAAACCTACCAATCCACCAGCGCTTACCTAACGCTTCTCAACTTGTCTACGGCTGTATGGGGCTCGGTGGTGGCTGGAATGATGCGCCCGTATCAAAAGATGATGTTCGACAAGTGCATCAAGTGATTGATACTGCACTTGAGCAAGGTATAAACGTCTTTGATCATGCCGATATCTATACCTTTACCAAAGCAGAGCAAGCGTTTGGTCAAGCACTACAGCAACGTCCAGAGCTTCAGCGAAAGATCACTTTGCAATCAAAGTGTGCGATTCGCTTTGCAGATAACCAAGGCCCAAAACGCTATGACTTTTCTAGCGAGTGGATCGAGTATTCGGTGGATCACATTCTTTCTAGACTGAACATTGAGCAGCTAGACACGCTACTTTTACACCGTCCTGATCCACTGATGGTGCCAGAGGAAGTCGCTGCGACCATCGAGAAATTGCAAGCCTCCGGCAAGATTAAACATTTGGGTGTTTCGAACATGAACGTTCACCAAATGGTGCTGCTGCAATCAGCACTAAAAACGCCTTTGGTGTGCAACCAGCTTGAACTGAGCCTTTCGCAGCTGCAATGGCTTGAGGAGGGTGTAACACCCAATGCCTCCTCTTTCTTAGGCACGATCGAGTACTGCCGAGCGCACGGGATCCAACTCCAAGCGTGGGGTTGTTTAAGCCAAGGCTTATTTACGGGCCGCGATCTCAATGGTCAACCAGAGCACATTGTACGCACGGCAAACCTCGTGGCTGAGCTAGCACATCAATACCAAGTCTCACGTGAAGCAATCGTGTTAGCGTGGTTAATGCGCCACCCTGCCAACATTCAACCGGTCATTGGTACAACAAATCCCGAGCGTATTCGAGCCTGCGCAGAAGCAGGAAAATTAACTCTTAAACATGAAGAGTGGTATCGACTCTATGAGTCAGCTCGTGGTCACGAACTGCCATAA
- a CDS encoding ornithine carbamoyltransferase, producing MAFNLRNRHFVKLLDFTPKEIEFLLDLSQDLKKAKYAGCEQKTLIGKNIALIFEKSSTRTRCAFEVAAFDQGAQVSYIGPSGSQIGHKESMKDTARVLGRMYDGIEYRGFGQAIVEELAANAGVPVWNGLTDEFHPTQILADFLTMQEHARDKQLEQITFAYLGDARNNMGNSLMVGAAKMGMDIRLVAPKAFWPEQNLVDTCLTIAEQTGAKITLTEDVKAGVKGCDFLYTDVWVSMGESEQAWDERVALMKPYQVNQAVLEATGNPKVKFMHCLPAFHNDETTVGKEVADKYGMNGLEVTEEVFESETSIVFDQAENRMHTIKAVMVATLGH from the coding sequence ATGGCCTTTAATCTACGCAACCGTCACTTTGTCAAACTTCTCGACTTCACGCCGAAAGAGATTGAGTTTTTGCTCGATCTCTCACAAGACCTCAAGAAGGCAAAGTATGCTGGCTGTGAGCAAAAGACCTTAATTGGCAAAAACATCGCCCTTATCTTCGAAAAGTCGTCGACTCGTACCCGATGCGCCTTTGAGGTGGCTGCCTTTGATCAAGGGGCACAAGTTTCTTACATCGGCCCTTCTGGTTCCCAAATCGGTCATAAAGAATCAATGAAAGACACTGCGCGCGTACTGGGACGCATGTATGACGGCATCGAGTACCGTGGTTTTGGGCAAGCGATCGTTGAAGAGCTCGCTGCGAATGCGGGAGTGCCTGTTTGGAACGGTTTGACCGACGAGTTTCATCCGACCCAGATTCTCGCTGATTTCTTGACAATGCAAGAACATGCAAGAGATAAGCAGCTAGAGCAGATAACGTTTGCTTACCTCGGGGATGCGCGCAACAACATGGGTAACTCACTGATGGTTGGTGCAGCTAAGATGGGAATGGATATCCGTTTGGTTGCCCCGAAGGCGTTCTGGCCAGAGCAAAATCTTGTCGACACCTGTTTGACAATAGCAGAACAAACGGGCGCCAAAATCACTCTAACAGAAGATGTGAAAGCTGGCGTTAAAGGCTGTGATTTCCTGTATACCGATGTCTGGGTCTCTATGGGTGAGTCAGAGCAAGCGTGGGATGAGCGTGTTGCCTTGATGAAACCTTACCAAGTGAATCAAGCTGTGCTGGAAGCGACGGGTAACCCAAAAGTGAAGTTTATGCATTGCCTTCCTGCTTTCCACAATGATGAGACAACCGTAGGCAAAGAGGTGGCAGACAAATACGGTATGAATGGGCTTGAGGTAACAGAAGAGGTGTTTGAATCGGAGACATCGATTGTTTTTGACCAAGCAGAAAATCGCATGCATACCATTAAAGCTGTGATGGTGGCCACGTTAGGACACTGA
- a CDS encoding PhoH family protein: MGDTDRKLFILDTNILLHEPHAIFSFQEHDVVIPMTVLEELDRIKDSKRDVARDARVAIRALEDLFRDATPDQISEGIPIIRQQEQSGTIAILADYQLQETIKAFADKAGDNRILNATLYLQNKRAPREVVLVTKDINMRLRAKGAGVRFVEDYRTDQLIDDVQYLTKGFQQCEGDFWQRIDQVESRTLGGRTLHTLSRAPFEPTFINQYVIDETSDFAGRVEDISPETVTIKDLSRERMMSRRAWDITPKNIYQGMAMDALLDPDIDLVILTGAAGSGKTLLAMASALEQSIERCMFDKIIVTRNTPDIGESIGFLPGTEEEKMMPWLAAITDTLEALHKNDHCTEGSLKYICDKANIQFKSINFMRGRSIQNAFVLLDECQNLTASQIKTIITRCGEGTKIVCSGNLAQIDSPYLTPVTSGLTYMVERFKNFEGSANIHLNGVVRSRLAEFAEENL, encoded by the coding sequence ATGGGCGATACCGATCGCAAACTGTTTATTCTCGACACCAATATTCTACTTCACGAACCTCACGCTATTTTTTCTTTCCAAGAACACGACGTTGTCATTCCAATGACTGTCCTCGAAGAGCTCGACCGCATTAAAGACAGTAAAAGAGACGTTGCACGCGATGCTCGCGTTGCCATCCGAGCTTTAGAGGATCTATTCCGAGATGCAACACCAGACCAAATCTCCGAAGGTATTCCTATTATTCGCCAGCAAGAGCAATCTGGCACCATTGCGATACTTGCCGACTATCAACTTCAAGAAACCATTAAAGCGTTCGCGGATAAGGCGGGGGATAACCGCATCCTCAATGCAACGTTATATCTGCAAAACAAACGTGCTCCAAGAGAGGTGGTTCTTGTCACCAAAGATATCAATATGCGCCTACGTGCTAAAGGCGCGGGCGTTCGGTTTGTCGAAGACTATCGTACCGACCAACTCATTGATGATGTTCAGTACCTAACCAAAGGTTTTCAGCAGTGTGAGGGTGATTTTTGGCAACGTATCGACCAAGTTGAGAGTCGCACGCTAGGTGGGCGCACTTTACATACTCTATCGAGAGCCCCCTTTGAGCCGACCTTTATCAATCAGTATGTGATTGATGAAACCAGTGATTTTGCCGGGCGTGTCGAAGATATTTCGCCAGAAACGGTTACTATAAAAGACCTTAGCCGTGAGCGAATGATGTCTCGTCGAGCTTGGGACATTACACCCAAGAATATCTATCAGGGAATGGCGATGGATGCCCTACTCGACCCCGATATTGATTTGGTCATTCTTACCGGGGCTGCGGGCAGCGGTAAAACGCTATTAGCGATGGCCAGTGCGTTAGAGCAAAGTATTGAGCGCTGTATGTTCGATAAAATTATTGTCACGCGAAATACACCAGATATCGGTGAATCCATTGGTTTCTTACCGGGTACAGAAGAAGAGAAAATGATGCCTTGGCTAGCGGCCATCACCGACACTCTTGAAGCTCTGCATAAAAATGATCACTGCACTGAGGGCTCTTTAAAATATATCTGTGACAAAGCCAACATCCAGTTCAAGTCCATTAACTTTATGCGAGGTCGCTCAATTCAAAATGCGTTTGTGCTGCTCGATGAGTGCCAAAATCTCACAGCTTCACAGATAAAAACCATCATTACCCGCTGTGGTGAGGGCACTAAAATTGTCTGCTCGGGGAACTTGGCACAAATTGATTCACCCTATTTAACCCCCGTGACTTCGGGGCTGACCTATATGGTGGAACGATTCAAAAACTTTGAAGGTAGTGCCAACATTCACCTTAACGGCGTAGTGCGTTCTCGATTAGCAGAGTTTGCCGAAGAAAACCTATAA
- the djlA gene encoding co-chaperone DjlA — MHIFGKLLGAFFGMLFGGPFGLILGLFIGHQFDKARRLANSGYQTGGFGGFSGPKQDQKMQEEFFRAAFSVMGHVAKAKGQVSKAEIELASTMMDRMNLHGDQRRAAQDAFREGKESDFPLEEVLERVQLAAHNRFDLKQFFLELQISAAFADGDIHPSERQVLHRVAQGLGFSSGQLEQRLRMQEAAFRFQQGGFGGHHQGSQQGQGSWQQAPSRDQLSDAYKVLGVEESADAKTVKRAHRKLMNEHHPDKLMAKGLPPEMMNMAKEKAQEIQNAYDLIKKEKGFK; from the coding sequence ATGCATATTTTTGGCAAATTGTTAGGTGCTTTTTTTGGCATGCTGTTCGGAGGCCCTTTTGGCCTCATCCTAGGTTTATTCATTGGTCACCAGTTCGACAAGGCGCGTCGTCTTGCTAATAGCGGATATCAAACTGGCGGCTTTGGCGGTTTTTCTGGGCCAAAACAAGACCAAAAAATGCAAGAGGAGTTCTTTCGTGCCGCTTTCTCTGTAATGGGGCATGTGGCGAAAGCGAAAGGACAAGTCAGTAAGGCCGAGATCGAGTTGGCCTCGACGATGATGGACCGTATGAATCTTCATGGTGATCAGCGTCGAGCCGCACAAGATGCATTCCGTGAAGGCAAAGAGAGCGACTTTCCACTAGAAGAGGTGTTAGAGCGTGTGCAGTTAGCCGCTCACAACCGCTTTGACTTAAAACAGTTCTTTTTAGAGCTACAAATATCCGCGGCTTTTGCCGATGGAGATATCCATCCCAGCGAGCGTCAGGTGCTCCACCGCGTCGCGCAGGGACTCGGTTTCTCTTCAGGTCAACTTGAACAGCGCTTGAGAATGCAAGAAGCAGCGTTTCGTTTTCAACAAGGCGGGTTTGGTGGACATCATCAAGGCTCACAGCAAGGCCAAGGCAGTTGGCAGCAAGCTCCAAGTCGTGACCAATTATCGGATGCTTACAAAGTGCTTGGTGTGGAAGAGAGTGCGGATGCCAAAACCGTCAAGCGTGCGCACCGTAAATTGATGAACGAGCATCACCCGGACAAATTGATGGCTAAGGGCCTTCCGCCAGAGATGATGAATATGGCCAAAGAGAAGGCACAAGAAATTCAAAATGCTTACGACCTGATTAAGAAAGAGAAGGGCTTTAAGTAA
- a CDS encoding LysR family transcriptional regulator, which translates to MHKRLEKLMLFNAVAKALSFTKAADDLDISKGHLSLQIKQLEKELGFPLLIRSTRSVRLTPEGERIYAGMQSIESTLVEMERNAEYENDTLAGVIRITAPMQFVEGILIDLCRQFRQSYPQVSFEIDSSYTSHDLIKDNFDLAFRATQRPPEHLVARKLFSYSHCVVGSHRYFSDHGYPKAPNDLKAHQCLMGRGYEHWEFHQEKVECGGWMTISDNHQLKILALAGEGLIRVPEYFVYQEVKAGKLERLFDDKIATGGEFHLVYPQIVQRSERITRFIEFAVERLSQLELSR; encoded by the coding sequence ATGCATAAACGGTTAGAGAAGCTGATGTTGTTTAATGCGGTAGCAAAAGCACTCAGCTTTACCAAGGCCGCTGATGACTTAGACATATCGAAAGGTCACCTTTCTCTGCAGATAAAGCAGCTAGAAAAAGAGTTAGGATTTCCATTGCTGATACGCTCTACACGCAGTGTGCGATTGACTCCAGAAGGTGAGAGGATTTATGCAGGTATGCAAAGTATAGAGTCGACCTTGGTGGAAATGGAGCGCAACGCAGAGTATGAGAATGACACTTTGGCGGGAGTGATTCGCATCACGGCACCCATGCAGTTTGTTGAAGGCATTTTGATTGATCTTTGCCGTCAGTTTCGCCAATCCTATCCACAAGTCAGTTTTGAGATCGACTCCAGTTACACCAGTCATGATTTGATCAAAGATAATTTTGATCTCGCTTTTCGCGCCACACAGCGACCTCCAGAGCATTTAGTCGCTCGTAAGCTATTTAGTTATTCTCACTGTGTGGTGGGGAGTCATAGGTACTTTTCAGATCATGGGTATCCAAAAGCTCCCAATGATCTAAAAGCTCATCAATGTCTAATGGGGCGAGGCTATGAGCATTGGGAGTTTCATCAGGAAAAGGTAGAGTGCGGTGGTTGGATGACCATCAGTGACAATCACCAACTCAAGATATTGGCCCTCGCGGGTGAAGGGTTGATCAGAGTGCCAGAGTATTTTGTTTATCAGGAAGTAAAAGCTGGAAAACTGGAACGATTGTTTGATGACAAGATAGCGACAGGGGGAGAGTTTCACCTTGTCTATCCGCAGATTGTGCAGCGCTCTGAGAGAATCACTCGCTTTATTGAGTTTGCTGTTGAGCGGTTATCACAGCTTGAGCTGAGTCGTTAG
- the pyrI gene encoding aspartate carbamoyltransferase regulatory subunit, translating to MAKETQLQVEAIKNGTVIDHIPAQVGIKVLRLFDMDKSNQRVTIGLNLPSSALGAKDLLKIENVYINEEQANKLALYAPHATVNQIENYEVVRKLPLVLPTQVNNVFECPNTNCITHNEPVESSFSVIEKAEDIRLKCKYCEKVFSREIVTER from the coding sequence ATGGCTAAAGAAACCCAATTGCAAGTTGAAGCAATCAAAAACGGCACAGTTATCGATCACATTCCTGCACAGGTGGGCATCAAGGTCCTGCGCCTGTTCGACATGGATAAATCTAACCAACGTGTCACGATTGGACTGAACCTCCCCTCTTCCGCGCTGGGGGCAAAAGACCTGCTCAAAATTGAAAATGTCTACATCAATGAAGAGCAGGCGAACAAGCTGGCTCTCTACGCACCACATGCAACGGTCAATCAAATCGAAAATTACGAGGTGGTACGTAAACTGCCGCTGGTACTGCCGACACAAGTGAACAATGTATTTGAGTGTCCGAACACCAACTGTATTACCCACAACGAACCCGTTGAAAGCAGCTTTTCGGTCATCGAAAAAGCCGAAGATATTCGCTTGAAGTGTAAATACTGTGAAAAAGTGTTCTCACGAGAGATCGTGACAGAGAGATAG
- the pyrB gene encoding aspartate carbamoyltransferase: MTNSLYKKHIISIPELSRQELELIVDTAGELKANPRPELIKNKVVASCFFEPSTRTRLSFETAIQRIGGDVIGFDSGGNTSLAKKGETLADSVQVISSYVDAFVMRHPQEGAARLASEFSNGVPVINGGDGANQHPTQTLLDLFSIAETQGRLDNLNVAFVGDLKYGRTVHSLTQALAKFNNVRFYFIAPDALAMPDYICEELDEAGIQYSLHNDMESVVPELDVLYMTRVQKERFDESEYAHIKSAYILTADTLKEAKSNLKVLHPLPRVDEITVDVDKTPHAYYFEQAENGVYARQALLALVLNETL, translated from the coding sequence ATGACTAACTCTCTATACAAAAAGCACATTATCTCGATTCCAGAGCTTTCACGCCAAGAACTCGAGCTAATTGTTGACACGGCAGGCGAGCTTAAAGCAAACCCTCGCCCAGAGCTTATTAAGAACAAAGTGGTTGCGAGCTGCTTCTTTGAGCCTTCAACGCGAACGCGCTTATCGTTTGAAACGGCTATTCAGCGTATCGGTGGTGATGTTATTGGTTTTGACAGCGGCGGCAACACTTCGCTCGCTAAAAAAGGGGAAACACTGGCAGATTCTGTTCAGGTTATTTCTTCATACGTAGACGCCTTCGTTATGCGCCACCCTCAAGAAGGCGCAGCACGTCTAGCCTCTGAATTCTCAAACGGTGTTCCAGTGATTAATGGCGGTGACGGTGCAAACCAGCACCCGACTCAAACCCTGCTAGACCTTTTCAGTATCGCTGAAACACAAGGTCGTCTAGACAACCTCAATGTTGCTTTCGTTGGTGACTTGAAATATGGCCGTACCGTTCACTCATTGACTCAGGCATTGGCTAAGTTCAACAACGTTCGTTTCTACTTCATCGCACCCGATGCATTAGCGATGCCTGATTACATCTGTGAAGAGCTCGATGAAGCGGGCATTCAATACAGCCTGCATAACGATATGGAAAGCGTTGTACCTGAGCTAGACGTGCTTTACATGACTCGAGTACAAAAAGAGCGCTTTGATGAGTCAGAGTATGCCCATATTAAGTCTGCCTATATCCTGACAGCCGATACGCTAAAAGAGGCCAAGAGCAACTTAAAGGTACTGCACCCACTGCCACGTGTGGATGAGATCACCGTGGATGTCGATAAGACACCTCACGCTTACTACTTCGAACAAGCAGAGAATGGCGTTTACGCACGCCAAGCTCTCCTTGCCCTTGTGCTAAACGAAACCCTGTAA
- a CDS encoding GlcG/HbpS family heme-binding protein, whose translation MMKLTTAQALLSKVQLEAIGNQQTVAAAIVDAHGDLVAFMKMDGCSPQAALLAQNKAYSSARDRQPSGNLGQWAREAGRDLSYWTDPRITGFKGGMPIEINQQVIGAIGISGLSEDEDEQLAVLALESIVD comes from the coding sequence ATGATGAAACTCACCACAGCCCAGGCTCTACTCTCAAAAGTCCAACTTGAAGCGATTGGCAACCAGCAAACTGTCGCGGCGGCGATCGTTGACGCTCATGGTGACTTGGTTGCTTTCATGAAAATGGATGGCTGCAGTCCTCAAGCTGCTCTTTTGGCACAAAATAAAGCTTACTCCTCTGCGCGAGATCGACAGCCTTCAGGCAACCTTGGTCAGTGGGCACGTGAAGCAGGCAGAGACCTCAGCTATTGGACTGACCCTCGTATTACGGGTTTTAAGGGAGGAATGCCGATCGAAATCAACCAGCAAGTCATTGGTGCTATCGGTATTAGTGGATTGAGCGAAGATGAGGATGAACAGCTGGCAGTGCTCGCTTTAGAGTCAATTGTTGATTAA
- a CDS encoding RidA family protein, which yields MTKVLHTDSAPAAIGPYIQGVDLGNMVLTSGQIPVNPATGEVSDDIAEQARQSLENVKAVVESSGLTVSDIVKMTVFVKDLNDFGTVNEVYGKFFDEHKVANYPARSCVEVARLPKDVGIEIEAIAVRK from the coding sequence ATGACTAAAGTACTTCACACAGATTCAGCTCCAGCAGCTATCGGCCCATACATCCAAGGTGTTGATCTTGGTAACATGGTTCTGACTTCCGGCCAAATCCCGGTAAACCCAGCAACGGGTGAAGTATCAGACGATATCGCAGAGCAAGCACGCCAATCTCTAGAGAACGTGAAAGCAGTCGTTGAATCTTCTGGTCTGACGGTTTCTGACATCGTTAAGATGACAGTATTTGTGAAAGACCTGAATGACTTTGGCACAGTAAACGAAGTCTACGGCAAGTTCTTCGACGAGCACAAAGTAGCAAACTACCCTGCGCGTTCATGTGTTGAGGTTGCTCGTCTACCAAAAGATGTTGGTATCGAGATTGAAGCGATTGCTGTTCGCAAGTAA